From Hartmannibacter diazotrophicus, a single genomic window includes:
- the putA gene encoding bifunctional proline dehydrogenase/L-glutamate gamma-semialdehyde dehydrogenase PutA has translation MPPMNRPSFSAPYALPDEEIVARLLSEVGAPSPQAKSRVDADAIRLINGIRARQSALGGVEDFLHAYSLSTREGLAVMVLAEALLRVPDAATADRLIEDKLASAHFDGSHKAGDPLLVSASAWALGITTRIVQPGETPEGVIAGVIKRLGLPAVRTATRQAMRVMGHQFVLGETIKAALSRAKAMEEKGYRHSYDMLGEGARTMADAERYFTSYANAIDAIGRSAGNKTLPDRPGISVKLSALHPRYEVVKIDRLVKELAPKLLDLARAAKAHDLNLTVDAEEADRLSLSLDIIGRVAADSSLKGWDGFGLAIQAYQKRGIHVVEWADDLARSLGRRFMVRLVKGAYWDTEVKRAQERGLADYPVFTRKVATDLSYLACAKRMLAARPRLFPQFATHNALSVAEIREMAGGDKASFEFQRLHGMGEALYAQVTEQDGYPCRIYAPVGGHRDLLAYLVRRLLENGANSSFVAGVGDPDIPATTLIRRPQEMLDGGAAARHSRIPLPARLFGARENSRGIEFGDDAVRDAFLDSLAQAPLPKDAALPIIGGKTLTRPTRPVLSPVDGKSSVGEVGEATAEDARAAIETCLGAFPKWSATPAGARALALEKAADALEAATPRLIALMSAEAGKTLPDGIAEVREAVDFCRYYAAEARRLFGAATILPGPTGEENRLVSRGRGVFVCISPWNFPLAIFMGQVTAALASGNCVVAKPAEQTPLIAAEAVRILHEAGIAKDALAYVPGDGTVGAALTSDPRIAGVAFTGSTETAWAINRTLAEKRGPIVPLIAETGGLNAMLVDATALGEQVADDVVLSAFRSAGQRCSALRLLLVQEDIANHMIDLVTGAAKELTLGDPAHPATDVGPIIDAEAKQAIDDYVAERRTEGRVRFESEVPRGALAGGSFVAPTVIELANARDLTREVFGPVLHVVRYKAADLDKVLDDIAASGYGLTLGIHSRIERTCKRIVERLSVGNVYVNRNMIGAIVGSQPFGGSGLSGTGPKAGGPHYLPRFALEQVISTNTAAAGGNASLIAMGEE, from the coding sequence ATGCCGCCAATGAACCGTCCCAGCTTCTCCGCTCCCTATGCCTTGCCAGACGAGGAGATCGTCGCCCGTCTCCTCTCCGAAGTCGGCGCACCGTCGCCGCAGGCGAAGTCCCGTGTCGATGCGGACGCGATCCGCCTCATCAACGGCATCCGCGCCCGCCAGTCGGCGCTTGGCGGCGTGGAGGATTTTCTGCACGCCTACAGCCTGTCGACCCGGGAGGGCCTCGCGGTCATGGTGCTGGCCGAAGCGCTGCTGCGGGTTCCTGACGCTGCCACCGCCGACCGGTTGATCGAGGACAAGCTCGCCAGCGCGCATTTCGACGGCAGCCACAAGGCCGGCGATCCGCTGCTCGTTTCGGCCTCGGCCTGGGCGCTCGGCATCACCACGCGCATCGTGCAGCCGGGCGAAACGCCGGAGGGCGTGATCGCGGGCGTCATCAAACGGCTCGGCCTGCCGGCCGTGCGCACCGCGACGCGGCAGGCGATGCGGGTGATGGGCCACCAGTTCGTGCTCGGCGAGACGATCAAGGCCGCGCTCAGCCGCGCCAAGGCCATGGAGGAGAAGGGCTACCGCCACTCCTACGACATGCTCGGCGAAGGCGCGCGCACCATGGCCGACGCGGAGCGCTATTTTACGTCCTACGCCAATGCCATCGACGCCATCGGCCGTTCGGCGGGCAACAAGACGCTGCCGGACCGTCCCGGCATTTCGGTCAAGCTGTCGGCGCTCCATCCGCGCTACGAGGTGGTGAAAATCGACCGACTGGTGAAGGAACTGGCGCCGAAGCTGCTGGACCTTGCCCGCGCCGCCAAGGCACACGATCTCAACCTCACCGTCGACGCGGAGGAGGCCGACCGGCTTTCGCTCTCGCTCGACATCATCGGGCGGGTGGCGGCCGATTCATCGCTCAAGGGCTGGGACGGCTTCGGGCTCGCGATCCAGGCCTACCAGAAGCGCGGCATCCATGTGGTCGAGTGGGCGGACGACCTTGCGCGCTCCCTCGGACGGCGGTTCATGGTGCGCCTCGTCAAAGGCGCCTATTGGGACACGGAGGTCAAGCGCGCGCAGGAGCGCGGCCTTGCCGACTATCCGGTCTTCACCCGCAAGGTTGCCACCGATCTGTCCTATCTCGCCTGCGCCAAGCGGATGCTCGCCGCCCGGCCCCGGCTCTTTCCGCAGTTCGCCACGCATAACGCGCTTTCGGTCGCCGAGATCCGCGAGATGGCCGGTGGCGACAAGGCAAGCTTCGAATTCCAGCGCCTGCACGGCATGGGCGAGGCGCTCTACGCCCAGGTGACCGAGCAGGACGGCTATCCTTGCCGCATCTATGCGCCGGTCGGCGGGCATCGCGATCTTCTCGCCTATCTCGTGCGCCGGCTTCTCGAAAACGGCGCCAATTCGTCCTTCGTTGCCGGCGTCGGCGACCCGGACATTCCCGCGACGACGCTGATCCGCCGGCCGCAGGAGATGCTGGACGGCGGCGCTGCGGCCCGTCACAGCCGCATTCCCCTGCCCGCCCGGCTTTTCGGCGCCCGCGAAAACTCCAGGGGCATCGAATTCGGCGACGATGCCGTGCGCGATGCCTTCCTCGATTCCCTCGCTCAGGCACCGCTGCCGAAGGATGCCGCCTTGCCGATCATCGGCGGCAAGACCTTGACGCGTCCGACCCGCCCGGTGCTGAGCCCTGTCGATGGCAAGAGCAGTGTCGGCGAGGTCGGAGAGGCGACGGCGGAGGATGCACGGGCGGCGATCGAGACCTGCCTTGGTGCCTTCCCGAAATGGTCCGCGACGCCGGCGGGGGCCCGCGCGCTGGCGCTGGAAAAGGCGGCCGACGCGCTGGAAGCCGCCACGCCGCGCCTCATCGCGCTGATGTCCGCCGAGGCCGGCAAGACGCTGCCGGACGGCATCGCCGAGGTCCGCGAGGCGGTCGACTTCTGCCGCTACTACGCCGCCGAGGCGCGGCGCCTCTTCGGCGCAGCGACGATCCTTCCCGGCCCCACCGGCGAGGAAAACCGGCTCGTCTCGCGCGGGCGCGGCGTCTTCGTCTGCATCTCGCCGTGGAACTTCCCCCTCGCGATCTTCATGGGCCAGGTGACCGCCGCACTCGCCTCCGGCAACTGTGTCGTCGCCAAGCCCGCCGAGCAGACGCCCCTCATTGCGGCAGAGGCCGTTCGCATCCTGCACGAGGCCGGAATTGCCAAAGACGCCCTCGCCTATGTGCCGGGCGACGGCACGGTGGGCGCGGCGCTGACGTCCGATCCTCGCATTGCCGGCGTCGCCTTCACCGGTTCAACGGAGACAGCCTGGGCAATCAACCGGACGCTTGCGGAAAAGCGCGGCCCCATCGTGCCGCTCATCGCCGAGACAGGCGGCCTCAACGCCATGCTGGTCGATGCCACGGCGCTTGGCGAGCAGGTGGCGGACGACGTCGTCCTTTCCGCCTTCCGCTCCGCCGGGCAGCGCTGCTCGGCGCTTCGGTTGCTGCTCGTCCAGGAGGACATCGCCAATCACATGATCGATCTCGTCACCGGTGCGGCGAAGGAACTGACGCTGGGCGATCCGGCCCATCCGGCGACCGACGTCGGCCCGATCATCGACGCCGAGGCCAAGCAGGCCATCGACGACTATGTCGCCGAGCGGCGCACCGAGGGCCGCGTGCGCTTCGAGAGCGAGGTTCCCAGAGGCGCGCTGGCAGGCGGGTCCTTCGTTGCCCCGACCGTCATCGAGCTAGCCAATGCCCGCGACCTGACGCGCGAGGTCTTCGGCCCCGTGCTGCATGTGGTGCGCTACAAGGCGGCCGATCTCGACAAGGTTCTCGACGACATCGCCGCTTCCGGCTACGGGCTGACGCTCGGCATCCATTCGCGCATCGAGCGGACGTGCAAGCGGATCGTCGAGCGGCTTTCCGTCGGCAATGTCTATGTCAACCGCAACATGATCGGCGCCATCGTCGGCTCGCAGCCCTTCGGCGGCTCCGGGCTTTCCGGCACGGGCCCGAAGGCGGGAGGACCGCACTATCTACCGCGTTTCGCGCTGGAGCAGGTGATCTCCACCAACACGGCGGCGGCAGGCGGCAACGCCAGCCTCATCGCGATGGGCGAGGAGTGA
- a CDS encoding Lrp/AsnC ligand binding domain-containing protein: MTLTDGSSTGVESLDRIDRKILAALQTDGRITNLDLADKVGLSPTATAERVKRLTRDGFILGYAAQLDPVKLGRGLLVFVEIKLDRMTPEVFSTFAAAVTRAPAVLECHMIAGGFDYLVKARVGNMDEYRSFLSDVLMTLPGVRETHTYPVMEEVKNTVHLPL, translated from the coding sequence ATGACCCTTACCGATGGATCATCGACCGGTGTTGAAAGCCTGGACCGCATCGACCGCAAGATTCTGGCGGCCCTTCAGACCGACGGCCGGATCACCAATCTGGATCTGGCCGACAAGGTCGGCCTCTCGCCCACCGCAACGGCCGAACGGGTCAAGCGCCTCACCCGCGACGGCTTCATTCTCGGATATGCGGCGCAACTCGATCCGGTCAAGCTCGGCCGTGGCCTTCTGGTCTTCGTGGAGATCAAGCTCGACCGCATGACGCCCGAGGTCTTTTCCACCTTTGCCGCCGCCGTCACCCGCGCGCCCGCGGTTCTCGAATGCCACATGATCGCCGGCGGATTCGACTATCTCGTCAAGGCCCGTGTCGGCAACATGGATGAATATCGCAGTTTTCTCTCCGATGTTTTGATGACACTGCCCGGCGTTCGCGAGACGCACACCTATCCGGTGATGGAAGAAGTCAAGAACACCGTCCATCTTCCTCTTTAA